The following DNA comes from Streptomyces sp. NBC_00273.
GGCACCTGGGCCGACGTGGTGCTGCTCTTCGCCCGGACCGGCGACGAGCCCGGCCACCGCGGGGTCTCCGCCTTCCTCGTCCCCACCGACGCCCCGGGACTGACCCGCCGCGAGATCCACGGCAAACTCGGCCTGCGCGGCCAGGCCACCGCCGAGCTCGTCCTCGACGGAGTCCGCGTGCCCGCCTCCGCGATGCTCGGCCCCGAGGGCAAGGGCTTCTCGGTCGCCATGTCGGCCCTCGCCAAGGGCCGGATGTCGGTCGCCGCCGGCTGCGTCGGCATCGCCCAGGCGGCCCTGGACGCGGCCGTCTCGTACGCCGCCCAGCGCGAGCAGTTCGGCCGGCCGATCGCCCACCACCAGCTGGTTCAGGAGCTCATCGCCGACATCTCGGTCGACGTGGACGCCGCCCGCCTGCTGACCTGGCGGGTGGCCGACCTCATCGACCGCGGGCAGCCCTTCGCCACCGAATCCTCCACCGCCAAGCTCTTCGCCTCCGAAGCCGCCGTGCGCGCGGCGAGCAACGCCCTCCAGGTGCACGGCGGCTACGGCTACATCGACGAGTACCCGGCGGGCAAGCTGCTGCGCGACGCCCGCGTGATGACCCTGTACGAGGGAACCAGTCAGATCCAGAAGCTGCTCATCGGTCGCGCCCGCACCGGGGTTTCCGCCTTCTGAGTACCCGCATGAGTACGCGTGCGGATGTGCCCGCGCGCGCTCCGCCCGATGCTCGACCCATGAACGAGACACCGGTCAAGCAGCAGAGCACGGGGGCGTACTACGGCCAGGCCGTCGCCTCCTTCGGCATCGCCATCGGCGCCGTGGCCGTGGGGATCTACAACCTGGAGGCGAACGGCTGGGTCCGGGCCTTCCTCGGCATCGCGGTCCTCTACCTCACCACCTCGGCCTTCACCCTCGCCAAGGTGATCCGCGACCGCCAGGAGGTCACGCAGATCGTCAGCCGGGTGGATCAGGCCAGGATGGAGAAGATCATGGCCGAGTACGATCCCTTCGCGCCGAAGTAGCCGGCTCGGTGCAGCCGGCTCGCCGGGCCCGGTCGGCCCGACATCGCTAAGCGCTTGCTCACCCTCCGGTAGGGTGTTCACTTCCACACGGTGAAGGGTGAGTGAGCGATGGGCAGCGCGGAGGATACGGTCGACGGCTACCGGCCGTGGTCCGAGGTCACCCCCGACGCCGCACGGCGGCTGCTCGTCGCCGCCGTCGACGCCTTCGCCGAGCGCGGGTACCACGCCACCACCACCCGTGACATCGCGGGCCGTGCCGGGATGAGCCCGGCCGCGCTCTACATCCACTACAAGACCAAGGAAGAGCTGCTCCACCGGATCAGCCGGATCGGCCACGACAAGGCGCTGGAGATCCTGACCGTCGCCGCCGACGGCCCCGGCAGCGCCGCCGACCGGCTCGATGCCGCCGTACGGTCCTTCGTGCGCTGGCACGCGGCGCACCACACCACCGCGCGCGTGGTCCAGTACGAGCTCGACGCCCTCGCTCCGGAGCACCGCACCGAGATCGTGGAGCTGCGCCGGCAGAGCGACGCGGCCGTGCGCCGCATCATCGCCGACGGGGTGGCCGCGGGGGAGTTCGACGTCCCCGACGTGCCGGGCACCACGCTCGCCGTGCTGTCGCTGTGCATCGACGTGGCCCGCTGGTTCAACGCGGTCGGACAGCGCACGCCCGACGAGGTCGGCGGGCTCTACGCCGACCTCGTGCTGCGCATGGTTGCCGCGCGGCCGGGCCCCGCGCAGTAGTACCGGCGCCCCCCTGCGCGGCGGTCCGGACGGGCTTCAGAAGTAGTAGCGCGACACCGACTCCGCCACGCACACCGGCTTGTCGCCGCCCTCGCGCTCGACCGTGACGGTGGCCGTGACCTGTACGCCGCCGCCCGCCTCCGCGACCTCCGTGATCACGGCGACAGCGCGCAGCCGCGAACCGACCGGCACCGGCGCCGGGAAGCGGACCTTGTTCGTCCCGTAGTTGAGGCCCATCCGCATGCCCTCGACCCGCATGATCTGCGGCACCAGGCTGGGCAGCAGCGACAGCGTCAGATAGCCGTGCGCGATGGTGGAACCGAAGGGTCCGCCCGCTGCGCGCTCCGGGTCCACGTGGATCCACTGGTGATCCCCGGTGGCGTCCGCGAAGAGGTCGATCCGCTTCTGGTCCACCTCCAGCCACTCGCTGGGGCCGAGCGGTTCGCCGATCCCGGCGTGCAGCTCCTCGGCGGACGTGAAGACCCTCGGCTCGGCCATGCCCTGTTCCTGTCTCTCGCGGACCACTGACGGACGAATAAGCGCTTGCTCAGCATGCTGGGGCCGTATGCGTATGTCAACGGACCTCCGACTACGCTCGGCCAGGTGCCGCAGATTCCCGAGAAAGTCCACGAGCTCACCGTCGGTCAGCTGTCCGCCCGTAGCGGCGCGGCCGTCTCGGCGCTCCACTTCTACGAGGCCAAGGGCCTGATCAGCAGCCGCCGCACCTCCGGAAACCAGCGCCGCTACACGCGTGACGCGCTGCGCCGGGTGGCCTTCGTGCGCGCCGCCCAGCGCGTGGGCATCCCGCTGGCCAGCATCCGCGAGGCGCTGGCCCAGCTTCCCGAGGAGCGCACCCCCAACCGTCAGGACTGGGCCCGTCTTTCCGAGGCCTGGCGCGCCGAACTCGACGACCGCATCACCCGACTCGGCCGTCTGCGCGACCACCTGACGGACTGCATCGGCTGCGGCTGCCTGTCGATGGAGACCTGTGCGCTGTCCAACCCGGACGACGTCTTCGGCGAGCGGCTCACCGGCTCGCGGCTGTAGCCGCCGCCCGCACCACCAAGTCCCGCGCCACCGAAACCAGTTCGGCGTTGGACCGGGCCGGCCGTCCGTCGGGCAGGTGCGTCACGTCGCCCATGCCGGTCCGCACGCCGGTGCCGCACCGCGCGGCCAGCCGCAGCACCGGCCAGGCGGCCGCGTCCCGCCCGTACAGCAGCACCGGTACGGGCGGCAGCGCGCGCAGCCCCGCGACCAGGGCCGGATCGGCCGCCGCCAGCTCGGCCGAGAGCCGGACCCGCCGGGGCTCACGCACCGGCCAGGCCAGGAACCCGGCCAGCGGCTCCGGCCCGGCCGCACCGCCCAGCGGCACCACCGCGTCCACCGCGACCCCGCGTGCCAGCAGGGCCCGTGCGAGCTCCGCGGCGCCCGGCTGCCCGAAGTGCACCACCGCCCGGTCCGGCAGCACCGTCCACGAAGCCACCCGCTCCAGCCGCCCCGCGGGATCGGGCTCGGCCGCGATCGACACCGGCACCGACAGCGCTACGCCGACCCCCGTGCGCCGCAACACCTCCAACACCGGTCCGACCACGCGCGGCGAGAGGCTCTCCCGCCCGCACGGCGTCCGCGGATGCACCAGCACCTCCGCGGCTCCGGCGCCGACGGCCGCGAGTGCCGATTCCGCCAGCGCGCCCGGCGACATCGGCACGGCCGGGCCGTCCGCGGCGCTCCGCGAGCCGTTCACCGACACCGACACCGACACCGACACCGACAGCGGCAGCGGTACCGGCGGCGACGTTCTCACGCGGCTCCCGCCGAGGGGATGTCCAGCAGCGCCGGGGTGTCCACCAGGGCCGGTCTGGGCACCACGATCCCGCAGCCCGCGCACACCGGCCCGTCCCAGGCCAGTGCCCCCGCCCAGGGGCCGACCGGAGCCACCTCCGGCCAGTGCAGTTCGGTGTCCCCGCACACCGGACACGCCGTGCCCGGCGCCGACTCCAGTGCCCGCACCAGCCTGCGCAGCACCTCGCCCAGCGCCCCCTCCGGCCGGACCCCCGGGTCCGCGCACCGCACCACCGCGTCCCCGCTCCCGCCCCACGCCCACTCCGGGCGGCGCAGCCCGTGGTGCTTCTCGCGCCGGCGGCGTTCCGCGAACTGGCGCTCGTACTCCAACCAGACGGCCCGCGCGTCCTCCAGCTCCTCCAGGGCTGCGACCAGCCGCAACGGATCGGCGCCCCGGTCCTCCGGGGCGATCCCGTGCCGGTCGCACAAGTGCCACCACGTGGCCCGGTGCCCGTACGGAGCGAACCGCTCCAGGCAGCGGCGCAGCGAGTGGCGCCGCAAGGCCCGGTCGTTGCGCGCGTCGCGCACTTGGTAGGCCAGACTCCGGAATCCCGCCATCACACCATCACCTCCACCGATGTGCCCAACATGCCCGGCCGAGGGCGGGCGCATGCGGGGGCGGACGAGGCGTGCGGGTGGCACATGGCCAGAACTCAGCGCCCCATGCGCCCCGCTGTCACCACCACCCGGGCCAGTTCCTCGTGGCAGATGTCGCTGTGCGCCCCCGACGGGGCGCCGCCGCGCCGCACCACGGAGCCCGCGTCCACGCTGACGCAACCGGATGCGGGCAGCCCCTCGCGCAGCACGGTGTCCAAGCTCAGCCGGGGCGCACCCGGGACCGCCTGGACCCCGTCGTGCCCGATGGCGCCCCACCGCTCGTCGAAACCCAGAAGTCCGGCCGAATCGCCCGCCATCCGGGAGGCCAGCGGGTAGAAGATCTTGAGGGCCGAGTCGTGCGGGGAATGGCAGGCGACCACCGGCCCGTCGACCCGGCGCTGGAGCCCGCGCAGTGCGCCGCCGTTGCCCTTGTCGTGCGGCAGCCGGTCGGCGAACGCGTAGTGCGAGAAGGCCCCCTGGAGCAGGGTCACGGATTTCACGTACCGGGCCCGGTCCGGCACCGCGCGCAGGGAGAAGGACACCACGCGTGCCCCGAAGCTGTGTCCGATCAGATGGAACCGCAGGGCGGGGCGGGCGGCCGCCAGCTGGGCCAGCACGGGGCCGAGGCCGCGTTCGCCGACCACGCCCGCCCGCTTCTTCATCTTGTAGTACGCCGCCTGGCGCAGCAGTTCCTTGGCGCCGCCCCACAGCCCGCGCAGCCCGCCGCCGACCGTGAGCCCCGGACCGTCGGGGCCCGCCGGATCAGCCGCGCCCGGCGCGCCCGCCCTGACCAGGGCAACGGAAAGGGCCCTGCACACCTCCAGCACATCGTTCGTGAAGATCGCGGGTACCGACGGTGCGACCGCCGCGGGCACCGCGTCCACCCCCGCCAACTCGCGCACCAGGGCCCCGAACTCGATGAAGGCGGCCGCCGAATCCGGCTGCTCCTCCAGCAGTTCCGCCACCCTGTCCAGCTCCGCCCGTCGCTCCGGCCAGAACTCCCCGAGCGCCCGGCGGGTGAGCGGGTCCAGCGCGCAGGCGAAGCCCGGTTCCGCGAGGACGCCCGACGCGTCGAAGTCCGGTATCGGCTCGTCGGAGAAGCGCATCGCGGGCCATACGACACCCACGTACCCCAGGCGCACCCCGGACCCCACCAGCTCCTGGAAGGGTGCGAAGAACCGGTCGTAGAGGCGCGTCGCCGTGGACCGGTCGCTGTTCCAGCCGTGTGCGAAGACCAGCAGGTCGGTCGCCTCCATCCGGGACACCGCCCCCTGCGTGACCCGGTCCACGTCCCCTTCGGAGTCGAAAGTCAGCTCCGCGTACGGCCCGACCCCGACACCTGCCCCGACACCGACACCGACACCGAACCCGCCACCGACGTCCGTCATGACGTCCCCCTTCACGCCGTGCCTCCGGTGCAGCCAGCATCCTGCTGCGGCGCCCGCCCGGCCAGCCCCCCGACGCGGTCGGATCACGGATACAGCAGGTACTCCTCGCGCACCGCCGCGAAGCGCGCCAGCCCCGCCGCCCAGTCACCCGCGACCTCGTCCACGTCCGCCCCGGCGTCCACCAGCGTCCGCACCCGGTCCGAGCCCGTGAGCCGGTCGATCCAGTGGTCCGCGCGCCAGCCGAAGCCGCTCCACACCCGCCGCGCCGTGATCAGCAGGCCGATCCCGGCCCGTACCGGGTCGAAGGCCGCCCGGTCGTGCACGATCAGCCGGACCCCGCCGCACACCTTGCCCACGTGCTTGGAGAAGGTCGGCGTGAAGTACGCCTCCCGGAACCACACCCCGGGCAGCCCCAGCGCGTTCGCCGCCTCCGCCCACCGCCGGTCGATCCCCTCCGCACCGACCACCTCGAAGGGCGTGGTCGTCCCGCGCCCCTCGGAGAGGTTCGTCCCCTCGAACAGGCAGGTACCGGCGTACGCGAGGGCCGTGTCCGGGGTCGGCACGTTCGGGCTCGGCGGCACCCAGGGCAGCCCGGTCTCCCCGAAGAACGACTCCCGCCGCCATCCGGACATCGCCACCGTCCGCAGCCCGACCGGGCGGTCCGCCAGGAACTCGCCGTTGAAGAGCCGGGCCAGCTCGGCCACCGTCATCCCGTGTGCGAGGGCGATCGGCTCGCGGCCGACGAAGCTCGCGTACGGCCGCTCCAGCACGGGTCCCGCGGCCCGCCGGCCGCCCACCGGATTGGGCCGGTCCAGCACCACCACCGTCTTGCCGGCGAGGGCGGCCGCGCGCATGCAGTCGTAGAGGGTCCAGACGTAGGTGTAGAAGCGCGCCCCGACGTCCTGGATGTCGAAGACGACGGTGTCGATCCCGGCCGCCGTGAACACGTCCGCGAGCTTCTGCCCGCTCTTGTCGTACGTGTCGTACACCGCGAGCCCGGTCGCCGGATCCCGGGAGGCCCCCTCCGAGCCGCCCGCCTGCGCCGTTCCGCGGAAGCCGTGCTCGGGCCCGAACACCGCCACCAGGTCGACCCGTTCGTCCGCGTGCAGTACGTCGACCAGGTGCCGGGCGTCGGCGGTGATCCCGGTGGGGTTGGTGACCACCCCGACCTTCTGTCCGGCCAGTGCTGCGTACCCGTCCGCGGCGAGCCGCTCGAAGCCGGTACGCACCCGTCCGGCCGACGCCGTGGACCCGGCCGCCCCGCCCGCCCCCAGCGCGCCCGCCGATCCGATGGCCCCCGCCAGTCCCAGCATCCCGCGTCGCGACACCGTCATCCGGCCACGCTAGGCGTCGCGCCCCTTTCCTCTCGACATACCGACCGGTTAGTCTGCCCGCGATCCGGCATCCGGCCGCACGAGAGGTGGACCCCGTGAGCGCGTACCAGGACCAGCGAGTCGTCGTCACCGGCGCGGGCGGCGGCATCGGCGCCGCCCTCGCGCACCGCTTCGCGGCCGAGGGCGCCACGGTGGTGGTCAACGACCTCGACCCGGCCAAGGCCGCCGCGGTCGCGGCCGCGATCGGCGCCCGGGCGATTCCGGTGCCGGGCGACGCCTCGGCGATCGTGGCCGAGGCCCGCGAGGCCCTCGGCGGCACGGTCGACGTCTACTGCGCCAACGCCGGGCTCGCCTCGGGCGGCGACGCCTTCGCCGACGAGGTCGTCTGGGAAGCGGCCTGGGACACCAACGTCATGGCCCACGTCCGCGCCGCCAGAGCGCTGCTGCCGGACTGGCTGGAGCGGGAGAGCGGTCGCTTCGTGTCCACCGTCTCGGCCGCCGGGCTCCTGACCATGATCGGAGCGGCCCCGTACAGTGTCACCAAGCACGGTGCGCTCGCCTTCGCCGAATGGCTCTCGCTGACCTACCGCCACCGCGGGGTCCAGGTCCACGCCATCTGCCCGCAAGGGGTGCGCACCGACATGCTGACCGCCGCGGGCTCGGCGGGCGAACTCGTGCTCGCGCCGACCGCGATCGAGCCGGAAGCGGTCGCGGACGCACTGTTCGACGGCATGGAGAAGGGCCGGTTCTTGATCCTCCCGCACCCCGAGGTCGCCGATTTCTACGCCGCCCGCGCCACCGAGCCGGACCGCTGGCTGAGCGGCATGAACCACCTCCAGCAGAAATGGGAGACCCGGTGACCCCTTCCCGGTCCACCTCCGACGCTTCCCGGTACTCCGCCAAGCCGTGGCTCGGGCTGCTCGCCGCGGTCCAGCGGGCGCCCGTCGCACCGCCGCCCACCGTGCTGCACGCCTTCCGCGAGGCCGTCGCCCGGGCCCCCGAACGCACCGCCCTGGCCTACTTCGACGGCCGGATCGGCTACGCCGAGGCCGACGGGCTGTCCGACTCCGTCGCCGGCCACCTCGCGGCGCGCGGCATCCGCCGCGGGGACCGGGTCGCCGTCATGCTGCAGAACACCCCGCACTTCGTGCTCGCCGTCCTCGCGGCCTGGAAGGCCGGGGCCGTCGTCGTCCCGCTCAATCCCATGTACAAGTCCGGCGAGGTCGGGCACGTCCTGCGCGACTCCGGGGCCGCCGCCCTGGTCTGCGACGGCGGCGCGTGGACGACGTACCTGCGCGAGGCCGTGCGGGACAGCGCCGTGCGGACCGTGCTGACCGCCTCGGACCTGGACTTCCAGACGCGCGACGACCCGCGCGTCTTCGGCCCCGCCCCGGACCGGGCCGCCGCCCCCGCCCGGCCGTTCGTGCCCGCCCAGGCCGACGCGCCCGACGCGGTGCCCGACCGCGAGCACCCGGCCGACCCGGACGCCGCCGACATCGCCGCGGACCTCTTCACCGTGGCCCGCGGCAGGCGGCCCGCGCCGGACGACCCGCACCTCACCGCCGCCGACACCGCCCTCATCAGCTACACCTCCGGCACCAGCGGCACCCCCAAGGGCGCGATGAACCCGCACGGCGCGCTGACCTACAACGCCGTCCGGCAGGTGACCTCCCACCCCCTCCCCGAGGGCGCCACCTACTTCGCCCTCGCGCCCCTCTTCCACATCACCGGCATGGTCTGCGAGCTCGCCGCCTGCCTGGCCAACGCCGGCACCCTGGTCCTCGCCCACCGCTTCGACGCCGGCGCCGTCCTCGACGCCTTCCTCGAACACCGCCCGGCCTACACCGTCGGCCCGGCCACCGCCTTCATGGCCCTCGCCGCCCACCCCGAGGTCACCCCGGACCACTTCGCCTCGTTCCGGGTGATCTCCTCCGGCGGCGCCCCGCTCCCGCCCGCGCTCGTCGAGCGCCTGCGCACCGCCTTCGGCTTCTACCTCCGCAACGGCTACGGCCTCACCGAGTGCACCGCCCCGTGCGCCAGCGTGCCCGTGCACCTCGAAGCCCCCGTCGACCCCGCCTCCGGCACCCTCTCCGTGGGCCTGCCCGGCGCCGACACCGTGGTCCGCATCCTCGACGAGCAGGGCGCCGAGGTCCCCTTCGGCGAGACGGGTGAGATCGCCGTCCGCGGCCCGCAGGTGGTGCCCGGCTACTGGGGACTGCCCGCGGAGTCCGCCGAGGCCTTCCCGGACGGCGAACTGCGCACCGGCGACGTCGGATTCATGGACCCCGACGGCTGGCTCTACGTCGTCGACCGCAAGAAGGACATGATCAACGCCTCCGGCTTCAAGGTCTGGCCGCGGGAGGTCGAGGACGTGCTCTACACCCACCCCGCCGTCCGCGAGGCCGCCGTGGTCGGCGTCCCCGACGCGTACCGCGGGGAGAGCGTGAAGGCGTACGTGAGCCTGCGTCCCGGCACCTCGGCGGAGCCGGCGGAGCTCACCGCCTACTGCGCCGAGCGCATCGCCGCGTACAAATACCCGCGCCAGGTCGAGATCCTGCCTGTCCTTCCGAAGACGACCAGTGGCAAGATCCTGCGACGGGAACTGCGCGATCGCGGCTGAAAACAGTCGGACGGTCGTACAGCTGGTCGTCGTGACCAGGCAGGAACGAGGAAGGGAAGGTCAGCGCCATGGCGGCACGGACCACGGAACCCGCAGGCACGCACGAGGCCCCGGTACCGCAGCGGCTGCTGGCCGTCGCCACCCGGCTGTTCGCCGAGCGCGGCTACGACCGCACCTCGGTCCAGGAGATCGTCGAGGCGGCCGGAGTCACCAAGGGCGCGCTCTACCACTACTTCGGGTCCAAGGACGACCTGCTGCACGAGGTGTACGCGCGGATGCTGCGGCTCCAGCAGCAGCGCCTGGACGCGGTGGCCGATTCCGACGCGCCCGTCGAGGAGCGGCTGCGCACCGCGGCCGCCGACGTGGTCGTCACGACCATCGAGAACCTCGACGACGCGATGATCTTCTTCCGGTCGATGCACCAGCTCAGCCCGGAGAAGTCCAAGCAGGTGAGGACGGAGCGGCGGCGCTACCACGAGCGCTTCCGGGCGCTGATCGAGGAGGGTCAGCGTACGGGCGTGTTCTCCAGCGCCACCCCCGCCGACCTGGTGGTGGACTACCACTTCGGGTCCGTCCACCACCTGTCCACCTGGTACCGGGCGGACGGCCCGCTCACGCCGCAGCAGGTCGCCGATCACCTCGCCGACCTGCTGCTGCGCGCGCTGCGTCCGTAGCCCGTAGCCCGTAGCCGCAGCGCGAAGCCGAGGGCCCGCAGCCCCTCCGGCGCCCGATGGGCTACGGGTCGGGGACTACGGGCCGCCGGCTAGGGGCCGCTGACTACGGGGCCACCTTCAGGAGCTTGTTCGCCGTGCCCGACGACGGGTTGGTGACCGCTCCGGACGTGGCCGCCCCCGTCAGCGCCGCGGCCGCCTGCGCCGGGGTCGCGGACGGGTGCCCCGCCAGGTAGACCGCCGCGGCGCCGGCCGCGTGCGGGGCCGCCATGGACGTGCCGGAGATGGTCTTCGTCCCCGTGTCGCTGTCGTTCCAGGTGGACGTGATGTCCGAACCCGGCGCGTACAGGTCCACCACGGAGCCGAAGTTCGAGAACGAGGACTGCTCGTCGTCGATCGTGCTCGACGCCACCGTGATCGCCTCCTTCACCCGGGACGGCGAGCCCTGGCCGGCGTCGGCCGACTCGTTGCCCGCCGCCACGGTGAAGGTGACGCCCGAGGCGACGGCCCGGCGCACCGCCTCGTCGAGGGCCTCGTCGGCGCCGCCGCCCAGGCTCATGTTGGCCACCGAGGGCCCCGAGTGGTTCTTGGTGACCCAGTCGATTCCGGCGACCACCTGCTCGGTGGTGCCGGAGCCGTTGTCGTCCAGCACCCGCACCGCGACCACCTTCGCCTTCTTGGCGACGCCGTGCGAGGTCCCCGCGATGGTGCCGGCCACGTGCGTGCCGTGGCCGTTGCCGTCGTCGGCGCTGTCGTCGTTGTCCACCGCGTCGAACCCGGACGACGCGCGGCCGCCGAAGTCCTTGTGGGTGGTGCGCACGCCGGTGTCGATGACGTACGCCGTCACGCCCTCGCCGCCGCCGTCGGGGTACGTGTACTTCTTGTCGCCCGCCTGTGCGGTCTGGTCGATCCGGTCCAGACCCCATGACGGCGGGTTGGTCTGGGTGGCGTTGATGGTGAACTTCTTGTTCTGCACGACCTTGCTGACGGCCGGGTCCGCGGCGAGCCGCTTCGCCTCGGTCTCGCTGAGGTCCGAGGCCGAGAAACCGTTGACCCCGGAGCCGTAGGAGCGCTTCAGCTCGCCGCCGTACTTGCGGGCGAGCTGTTCCTTGTTCGCGGATGCGTCGAGTATGACGACGTAACTTCCGCTGATCGCGCCGGGCGCGCCGAGGCCGTACACCGTGCCCTCGGCCGGGGTTGCCGCTCCCGCGAGGGGGGTGGCGAGCAGGGCCACGGCGGCCGCCGTGGCCGCTCCGGTACCGACTGCCGCGTACCGGAAACCGCGCGAGCGCTTGTGAGTTGCCATCTGGAGGGTTCTCCTCATGTTGACGTTGGGGGCGTCAGACCTTCTGGAGAACCCTGTTCCGATTGACAGGCGCAAATCAAGAACGCCTTGGGGTTATGGGGTTGTTCAACAAGGTTTCTTAAAGGGTCCCCCGCACCGCCTTCACCTCGTACACAGGTTCACGTGAACTCCCGCACGATTCCCACACGTTCACGAGCGGCCGGCCGCGTACCGCTTCAACTCCCGTCGCGCCAAAGACCGCTGGTGCACTTCGTCCGGCCCGTCGGCCAGCCGCAGGGTCCGCGCCGCCGCCCACAGTTCGGCCAGCGGGAAGTCCTGGCTCACCCCGCCCGCGCCGTGCAGCTGCACCGCGTCGTCCAGGATCCGCACCACGGCCCGCGGGGTCGCGATCTTGATGGCTTGGATCTCGGTGTGCGCGCCCCGGTTGCCGACCGTGTCCATCAGCCAGGCC
Coding sequences within:
- a CDS encoding S8 family peptidase — protein: MATHKRSRGFRYAAVGTGAATAAAVALLATPLAGAATPAEGTVYGLGAPGAISGSYVVILDASANKEQLARKYGGELKRSYGSGVNGFSASDLSETEAKRLAADPAVSKVVQNKKFTINATQTNPPSWGLDRIDQTAQAGDKKYTYPDGGGEGVTAYVIDTGVRTTHKDFGGRASSGFDAVDNDDSADDGNGHGTHVAGTIAGTSHGVAKKAKVVAVRVLDDNGSGTTEQVVAGIDWVTKNHSGPSVANMSLGGGADEALDEAVRRAVASGVTFTVAAGNESADAGQGSPSRVKEAITVASSTIDDEQSSFSNFGSVVDLYAPGSDITSTWNDSDTGTKTISGTSMAAPHAAGAAAVYLAGHPSATPAQAAAALTGAATSGAVTNPSSGTANKLLKVAP